In Aspergillus chevalieri M1 DNA, chromosome 7, nearly complete sequence, the sequence GAAGGATCGTTGTTGGTTGACGGCGCAGGCTCCTCCTTGAGAGGAGCGATACTTCGAGGACGGAGGCTGGACCGGCGATCAGGCTCTTTCGCTTTCGCGCCCCTGGTCCGCTTTCCCAAGATAGTGTTAGCCTGCTCAGCAAGCCGCGATGCCACCCTCTCCGCAACACCTCGGCGAGAGGAGCGCCTCAATGTCTGTTCCTCATCATTGTCCTTAGACTCAGCAGTCCCCTCCTCCTTATCCTCCACAGTATCTTCCTTGCTTTTGTCTGCCCGTTTTCGTAGAGTCCGCGGCTGTATTGACATGTCGGCCTCTTCCGAAGCCGGCTCCTGAGAAGTCTCCGAAACAGACGTATCTGGCGTAAGCGGGTGTTTGTCCGTGTTCGCGTGGCTTTGTGATTCATTCGTTTCGCTAGCTTTGCTCCATTCCATCACCGCTATACTGTGCCGGAGACGAGACGAGGCCCTCTTTCCTCCCAAGCCGGCATTGACTGAGGTATCGCCGTTGGTAGCTGAAGAAGCATCATTACTCTCCGTCTCCGGAGTCTCCAGCTGAGCCGCTTGTAGGGAGGCGCGTGTAACACGTGTAGATCTTCGCCGGGCTACCGGTTTTTCCTTCTCGTCGTTCGAAGACGCGTTCTCGTTGTTGCTGGACGTTTCGGAACGGCTGTTTTCGGGCGTGAGGAGTTGTTCGGGAGTCTCGAGGCCAGTGATTTCGTCGATGTGCGTGTGCTCTTGGATCTCGATTTTCTGAGGGAGGTCGGTTAGGAGGGTAGAAGTCGCGGCAGACGCGACCTGGGTTTCTTTCATGCTGATTTCGCTcttttatcttttttttgCGGGTTGTCTGGTTCGTGGCGATAGGAAACGGAAGGAAAATAACGCAGCGGGAGGACTCGTGACCAGACACTCCCCCCTGGGGCTGTGGGACTGGTTTGGAAAACGGTGGGAGGCGTTGGGATTCTTCTCGGAGGTCCGGGGCTGTTTCTTATCAGGTGGTTGGACGGGGTCTGCCCTATATTTGCTATAGGAGGAAGAACAGAGAAAGAAATTCCAAAACAGGCAGACAGAACAGAAAACCGTGATCGCAAAGGAGGATGAAGCGACGATCTGGAGGGTGGAGAGAGGTTTCAATGGGACGGGAgaagggagaaggagaagagaagaagttgagaggaggaagaggtgtGCGGAGAGAAAGACGTCTGCCCGCGGAATGCGCACGACAGCGACCAGTGTCTTTCCTTGTTTTGTACTAGCGCTTAGGATTCTGCCTGGTTATTAAGGAAGTTTGCATATTGGCTTCTTTCATGGCTTTATTCTATATGTTTGATCTTATATATACTCAGCCCGACTGCTTGCGCGCCGGCCGATATAGGTCACAACCTCGTATATTCTGACCTATAGTGAGGGTTTATTTGGTAGAAACTGCCATTGAAGGCAGTGCAATACTGTGTAGATAACTATTATTCTCTAAATATCTGCAGTACCGGAAGTGTAGCTATCATACATGTTCCTCATGTTGCGTAAATCAGAACCAATCCAACACCAAACAAAGATATCTCAAACAGGAAAAAAAAGTAGATGAACATGTGAAGGAAGTATATCAGTTGGAGAATCATACAAAATAAAAGATAATTGCCAAAGTGCTGCCGAAGAATTAGGGAGGAAAGTGCGTGTACATATGAGTATCACGTAATGAAGCCGGAATGAAACAGTAAAGGAAGGTATTGTGACCACAAGAATCCAATGAAATATGAATTGAAATGACCGATATGTCGAATGAATCAACTAAAACAAACAGAGAAGGAAAACAAGAGATATCGACATTGCTGATATTAACCCTGCTGCTCAGCAGGAACTTGCTGCATTTCGATGCCAGTCTGAGCCTCGAGATCCGGTTTCCGATACTTCCGTTTCTCATTGCTCAAGCGCTGGTCACCTGCTTCGTATGGCCGCTTGAATTCCATGTACGTTGGTGGACGGGGCCGGAAAAAAACTGATATCCAGTTCGTGATAACATTGCCCTGAGTAAACGGCCGGTGACGGTCTGCCTTGACAAACTTGTGTGAATTCAAGTACTCTCGTGTTGTCTCACCGCGTCCAACCAAGAAAAGATGGTATGCCCATAAAGAAGCCGGATAGGGACCGGCCAATGCTCCGTAGATcaccatggcccagggcaCCCGCAAGGTATCGATTGCAGAGCCAAACGAGATGCCCTCGCGCTCTCGATACACCAGAATGTGCGCCAGACTAGCGCCAAGTAGGAAGAACGCGAGTATTGTCGAATAGCTGACAAAAGTAAAGAAGTACCGGTAGTTACGGCGACCGACACAGTTGTTGAGCCAGACACAGTGATGGTCCAGAGTCTCAACACAGTTGTCGCAAACCCGGCAGTGGTAGCAGCGTGGAGGCCGCCAAATATTGCAGGTCCTGCAGTATTTTACTGGCACATCCATTGCGGCCACTTCTGAAGTTGCCAACTTGACCATGACCCAATCATTCGTCGGTGGACCAATCGCCAACGGATCATCAGTGGGATCCGGTGGTGGCATCGGGTGAAGATTGCGCGGGATGACGCCAGGGTCCACGACAGAAGCGTGCACGAATGATGAAAAGCACACGCAGAAGACGTACGCAAATAAAATTGGAATTGCCGGTGAAATGTTGTGCCATAACCAAGGCGCAGAGTACGCGAAGAACAGTGCAGAAGGCACAACCACGAGAATCCCAGTCGCGATATTGATAGGCTTGTCTCGGGAATTTTGGAACCTCCCTCGAGCAAAGAAAATCGTGTTACCCATAAAATATTCATAATTTTTGCCCAAATGACTCTTAGCTGGTTTCTGGCCTTGCTTCTCAATCGATCTGCGGGACGAGGCGTTCGAGGACAGCCGTTCATGAGCTCCGTTGTCGCGACAATCATGGGGATGGGGCTTGTCCTGCATGGACAGGAAGGAGAGAGGTGACTTTTGCGGTTGATCGTGGGGCTCAGGAAACCTATAATTCGCCGCTGGCAAGTTGAGCTGCTGAGGTGGTGTCTTTTGTTGTATCCGTTCGCGTTCGTGCAGAAGTCTAGCACTTTCCCCCAGACTTCGTGCTGTCATATTCCCAGTAGGGCTTGCAGAGTTCGTTCGGTCTGGGATGATCGGATCCGTAAACTCCGTACCGCGCGACGGGGGAGCTTCATGCTCGACCGGTGGGAgcgatccttgatggtgcGTGCTATTTGACACCAAACTGCGTCTCTTCTGGCTTGCCCGGTCATTCCAGTCATCAGTGGATGCGGACGCGAATGTCTCCTTGGTCATAGGCCGTCCGCGATGTGCCTGTAGTCGTTGCGAGGACATGGGACGAAAGAACCCTTGCGCAGTCAATGACGGAATGTGCGTTCTGCTAATACGGCTGGCAGAGCTGCCGGGCCTGCTGGCGACGTGGCTGGATGCTGCAATCGAACTTCTAGCCGGTGGGGGGCCTCGTCGCGATACGGAGGGTTGCGATCGCGGTGGCTGCGAGGATGCACCGGTGAAGGACTGTGATTGTTCGCCATCCTCCGAGATTATATCCGTCGCTCGAGAAGAGATACCCCCGACGGACGGCGGACGGGGGAGTCCTAACGCATGTTGCGAAGAAGGGAGGTTTATCGCATCGCCCGGTCCGCGGTTGTCCGCCATTTTTCCTGAAGATATACGTATCTGTATGTCTCGGTACTGAGAAAATCACAGGATCATAGTGCTTTTACTCGCGAGACGGAAAAGAGCGCGGTACAATTCGAAGAAGCCAGTGGTCGCAAATAAGGAGACGTCAAGGAGTGACAAGGGGTATGGATCCGACAAAATAATAAGGTAACAATAAAAGAGAGCGAAAGAATAAGAATAAAAGACCAAAAGACTGAATAATGTAAGATCCTGAGTAGCGATTAGCCTGAGTTGAAAGTATTGCCCCCTCAGGCGAAGGCAAAATGACGCCCCTGGGAAGAGATACATACAAACTTCTCGGAAGGCAAAGACTGAAAAATGgcagagcacaacacagtcAGTGTCAGACAACTCTCACATCACGATTGCTGAGACGTTGGCGAATCATCAATTCTTAATAATGACAGACAGACAAACAACGCACGAAATCCCCGGAGACAGCAGCCCGACAGACGTGGTTCTGTTAAATCTTGAATTATTGAAGCCCGGCGCAAACCATGCTGACTCAGCGCCACCAATTGCCCACCGGCCAACGGGATGTCACCTGATGATGCGCCGGCAACATCATCCCCCAAGTTTCGGTTCTTCTCGCGATACCCAACCCTGCTGTTCCCTCGCGACAACAACGCTTGAGATAACTTCTCAAAAATGTCTTCGATCGCTGCTATGGCTTCCCGCCGGGCTTTTGCCCGTCAGTCCATCCTCCGCGCTCCTCCGCGCCGCTTCTACAGTGCCTCCAAGATGGAGGAGGCCGACCTCGAGAAGGCCCCCAAACGTGACCCCGAGCTCTACGTACGCCCCATTGGACATTGCGATTATATTCCTGAACACTTGGACTAATTGAGATACAGGTCCTCCTCGGTGTCATGTCCGGTGCTTTCCTGATCGCTGGATGGTGAATAATCCCCGTTCTTATTTTTTCTTGTCTCGCCTCCCCCACAATGGCAGCAAAGCCCGCTGCAATGCGACTAATTCCTCCACGATTCGCAATACAAACCAACATAATCACTAACGACAAATTTCTTTCCCTTTGTATAGGTACTTCGGCCGCAAGCCCACTTCTGTCACCTCCGAGAGCAACGTCCGCATCGGCCAGAGCGCTATGCCTTGGCATGCTGCTGAGGAGGACGGTAAGGTCTGCAAGTACCAGTACCATCCTCACGGTGACACCTCCCAGCCTCTCCGGAACGCTCCCAGCGCCATGAACACCGTCATCGTTCCCAAGGTCACTCTTCCTGAGGTATGACAACGAAAATAACAAGCATATTGGAAATCGCTGCAGACGGACAGGACATGCTTACTGACACGATGTTAGGACCTTCACGAGCGCTTCAACAAGCTCGGCAAGGAGGAGTGGGACTACTAGATCCGCAATTGAGTGTGAGTCCGAGCATAGAGTTGGAGCTGAAGCTGGAGCTGGGGCGCTCCTGATGTCGATTGCTGTACACTAGATTTACCGGCAAACGTTACAGTTTGGGGATGAGTTTTTCGTGCGTAGGTGACTTGTGCATATTTTGCTTTTGATGAAGATTGATCGAGTTCTTTCATTGCATGATCTGTCCCGACTGCGGACTATTACTCCGATATACTCCTCTCATATGGAGAGGggggaagaagatgaagattaGAAAGTAAATCTAAATACTGCCATAAATTTTTACATATCAAGAATGAATAATGAAATTTGACTTTGCCAACGCCCATGGAAAGAGGCTTTAAATAAGATATAATCGAAGAGAAGTaaatgaaaaagaagaattgaCAACAGCTCGTTATACATGCTCCCTTATTCCCTCAGATCAATCAGTCAGTGGCCTCGTTCCCCTCACTGGCCGGCTTAGGCTCAGGCGAGCCGGACTCTTTAACTGCAACCGAGCTTTCCTCAGCAATAGGAGCCGGGATATCTTCCACCGGTTGGTGTTTTTCCTTGTTCTCGGCGGTCTCCGGGTTTGAGCCTTGCACATCCGGATGCGGGGGGGCAACCTTGACTTTACCATCCACGACATCTACCTCGTGGCCATTGGCTAGGCGGGATCGATACTCGTACCGGGTCTCAACGGAAACTTTACCATCCTGTTGGAGTTGCGCGACAAGGGATTCGGGCAGGACGTTGCCGTTCTGGTCCCGGAATTCCACTCGTGCCTTTTTGCCCCGTATGGATGGTAGAGCCTCAGGGGTGACGTTGGCAGATGGGTCCTCTACCTCAGAGGCGGCTTCCTTCACCTCTTCCTGAGGTTGCTGCTGCGCGGGGGCTTGCTCAGCGGGAGGCTCCTGGACAAGAGCGGCTTGTGCTGGGGGAGCCTGGACGGGAGGAACTTGTATGGGAGGCGCCTGCTGCTGGGTTGTTGGTACGGCAGCGGCCTTGCCCACGTACTGAGTAACGTAATGGTTGAGCTAATCCCTCCTTGTCAGTCGTTGCGATACGATGCGCCTAGGATCTCCGTCGCGGGAATTTTGTCTATGCTGGAGGACTTACGTCGGTGTGGAAGGTGTTGCAGTCAAAATCCCAGGAGCCCAAGAGCTTCACTTTCCTGCAGGCGTCCTGCGTCCAGGGATTACCGTAGACAAGCGGGGAGTAGAGCGTGAATGTGAAAATACTCAAAGTAAGGAAGACGCCCATCAACAGCTTGCCAATCACTGGCTTGGAAGGCAGACCCAAGCTCTTGATACGGTTTGCAAGGAAATCGATTTCTTGggtgagcgcaagaatagcaAAGTAAAGCGCCGGGAGGT encodes:
- the erf2 gene encoding palmitoyltransferase ERF2 (BUSCO:EOG09264FYY;~COG:S;~EggNog:ENOG410PGMU;~InterPro:IPR001594;~PFAM:PF01529;~TransMembrane:4 (i310-334o340-362i459-480o500-522i);~go_function: GO:0016409 - palmitoyltransferase activity [Evidence IEA]); amino-acid sequence: MADNRGPGDAINLPSSQHALGLPRPPSVGGISSRATDIISEDGEQSQSFTGASSQPPRSQPSVSRRGPPPARSSIAASSHVASRPGSSASRISRTHIPSLTAQGFFRPMSSQRLQAHRGRPMTKETFASASTDDWNDRASQKRRSLVSNSTHHQGSLPPVEHEAPPSRGTEFTDPIIPDRTNSASPTGNMTARSLGESARLLHERERIQQKTPPQQLNLPAANYRFPEPHDQPQKSPLSFLSMQDKPHPHDCRDNGAHERLSSNASSRRSIEKQGQKPAKSHLGKNYEYFMGNTIFFARGRFQNSRDKPINIATGILVVVPSALFFAYSAPWLWHNISPAIPILFAYVFCVCFSSFVHASVVDPGVIPRNLHPMPPPDPTDDPLAIGPPTNDWVMVKLATSEVAAMDVPVKYCRTCNIWRPPRCYHCRVCDNCVETLDHHCVWLNNCVGRRNYRYFFTFVSYSTILAFFLLGASLAHILVYREREGISFGSAIDTLRVPWAMVIYGALAGPYPASLWAYHLFLVGRGETTREYLNSHKFVKADRHRPFTQGNVITNWISVFFRPRPPTYMEFKRPYEAGDQRLSNEKRKYRKPDLEAQTGIEMQQVPAEQQG
- a CDS encoding uncharacterized protein (COG:S;~EggNog:ENOG410PQWI;~InterPro:IPR039965;~TransMembrane:1 (i47-66o)), whose product is MSSIAAMASRRAFARQSILRAPPRRFYSASKMEEADLEKAPKRDPELYVLLGVMSGAFLIAGWYFGRKPTSVTSESNVRIGQSAMPWHAAEEDGKVCKYQYHPHGDTSQPLRNAPSAMNTVIVPKVTLPEDLHERFNKLGKEEWDY